One stretch of Gemmatimonadota bacterium DNA includes these proteins:
- a CDS encoding DUF2442 domain-containing protein, producing MVKKLERDEILAQIPAARAAGRAAQRERWWPVDVRYEPATERVNIGLRDGKSLIIPRADIAGLAKATRAQLERVELAGEAIRWDELDVDVSVPGLLSELLGPRFSTQASGRLGGKVRSKAKAAAARANGSRGGRRRKRT from the coding sequence ATGGTTAAGAAACTCGAACGCGATGAGATCCTCGCGCAGATCCCTGCAGCGCGCGCGGCGGGGCGCGCGGCGCAGCGCGAACGCTGGTGGCCGGTAGATGTACGTTACGAGCCCGCAACCGAGCGGGTGAACATCGGCTTGCGCGACGGCAAATCGTTGATCATCCCGCGGGCTGATATCGCCGGGTTGGCTAAGGCCACACGAGCACAGCTCGAGCGCGTAGAGCTCGCGGGCGAAGCGATTCGCTGGGACGAGCTCGACGTCGACGTGTCGGTACCAGGCCTGCTCAGCGAATTGCTCGGGCCCAGGTTCTCGACTCAGGCGTCAGGACGATTGGGCGGTAAGGTTCGAAGCAAGGCCAAAGCAGCCGCCGCCCGCGCGAATGGCAGCAGGGGCGGCCGCCGGCGGAAACGCACTTGA